Part of the Flavobacterium sp. KS-LB2 genome is shown below.
AGGATTTCGTTCAGTACGGTTCAGAAGCTAAATGTAAAGAAGCCGGAAAATTCAAAGTAGAAGGAAAAGAATACATTGTTAAAGATGGTGATGTGATGCATTTTAGATTCAACGTCTAAAAAAAATTATAAAATCAAAAATCATAAAGTCGAAAGTTAGTAATAGCTTTCGACTTTTTTATGCATCTAATCCAGCTTTACGCTTTAAGATTGATCTTAAAAATGCTTTCCGTTGTATTCTGGGGTAAAAGTGATGTAGTGAAAAATGAAGATTTATTTTTTCTTATTTGTTTTGTAATCTGTGAATCAGTAGCGAATTATTTTATTTTCACTACTTTTAACAAAAACGAACTACCATGAAAATAATCGCTTTTGGCGCAAGCCCCAGTAAAAACTCCATCAATAAAAAATTAGCCACTTACGCAGCCAGTCTTTTTGAAAATGCCGAGGTAGAGGTTTTGGACTTGAATAATTTCCAAATGCCATTGTTTAGTGTAGATATCGAAAAAGAAATCGGTCAGCATGAGCTAGCAAAAGCATTTTTAGCTAAAATTGCTACCGCTGATGTTTTAGTGGTTTCTCTTGCTGAAAATAATGGAAATTATTCAGCCGCATTCAAAAATATTTTTGATTGGTGTTCCCGAATTACAGCTAAAGTTTTTCATGAAAAACCCATGTTGTTGATGGCGACTTCGCCAGGAGGCAGAGGTGGTGCAAGTGTTTTGGAAATCGCTAAAAAAGCCTTCCCATTTTATGGAGGTAATGTAAAAGCTACTTTTTCATTGCCAAGTTTCGATGCTAATTTTGATGTTACAAACGGTAAAATTTCAAATCCGGAATTGGATAATCAGTTGAAAGAAATTATTAAGAATTTTTAATGTAAAAAAGACTATAATGCAATTAAAATACTTGTTGTTTGTTTTTTTTAGTATGACTTTTTTTGACTGTGCATATTCGCAAAAATATATTTTAGTCGATTCTATTGTAGATAGCTATCCAAAAGAGGCCTTAAATTCAGATCAATTAGCAGAATTAATTAACAGAGATTTTTCCAAAGAAGAAGATAAGGCTAGAGCTATTTTCAAATGGGTTGCTACTAATATATCTTATGATGTTGATTTAGCTAAAACGATGCAGTCAAAATCAAATAATGCTTTTTCTTATAAAACGGAAAAAGAAAAGGAGATTAAAGAAAAAAAGTTTAAGTTAGATTTAGTGACTAATACAATGATTTCTAGAAAAGCTATTTGTCATTCTTATGCAGCTTTGATTGAAAATTTATGCTTGAAATCAGGATTAGAAGCCAAAATTATAATAGGAAACTTAAAATCAGATCCTTCCCAAATAGGAATCTTACCTAATGACGCTAATCATGCTTGGAATGTAGTTAAGATTGGAGATGATTGGAAATTCGTAGATGCAACATTGGCTGCTGGGTCTATTTCTCCTAAAACAAATTCCTTTAAGTTCTTTTTTAATGATAGTTACTTTTTTACACCCCCAGAACGTTTCTTTTTAAATCATTATCCGTTAGATGAAAATTGGCTTTTGGTAAAAAGGGATAAAAATGATTTTGCACAATTGCCTTTGTTTTTTGGTACTTATTTTCAAAATAACTACAAATTAACAAATGCTGATTATGGCTTGATTCCAACTTCTAAATCAGAAAATTTAGTTTTTGCAATAAAAGGTTTGGATGAATATGATACCGTTGAATTTGCTTCTAGCTTTGATAATAAGATAACTTATTTGGATCAGAAAAATGATGTAGACTTTAACATCTCCTTGTTAGATAAAAAAAAATCTTTCGTATCAATTTTTGTTAATGGAAAAATAATTGCGATTTTTAAAATTATTTAGCACTTCATTTTTATTTCTAAATCACTTGTCAATATCATTCTTGATAACTTTGACGACAACCACTTTCAATATATATTGAGATATCTTATATTAGCACCAAATCCACAAATTTTACAATGTCCGAACAAAATCAATATACCGAAGATAATATTCGGTCACTCGACTGGAAAGAACATATTCGCATGCGTCCCGGAATGTACATCGGGAAATTGGGAGACGGTTCGTCGCCAGATGATGGTATTTATATTTTGGTCAAAGAAGTACTCGATAACTGTATCGATGAATTTGCTATGGGAGCTGGAAAAACCATCGAAGTAACCATTAGAGATAAAACAGTTTCGGTGCGTGATTATGGCCGTGGAATTCCCCTTGGAAAAGTTGTTGATGTAGTGTCGAAAATGAATACAGGAGGGAAGTATGATTCTAAAGCGTTCCAAAAATCGGTTGGTTTAAATGGCGTCGGAACTAAAGCTGTAAACGCTTTGTCAGATTATTTCCGTGTTGAATCCGTGCGTGATGAGAAACAAAAAGCCGCAGAGTTTTCAGCAGGAAATTTGATTTTAGAAGAAGAGATAATCGATACCACCAAACGAAAAGGAACAAAAGTTACTTTTACGCCCGATGAAACCATTTTCAAAAATTACAAATTCCGTTTTGAATATATTATCAAAATGGTCAAAAATTATTGTTACCTAAACAATGGTTTGACGATTATTTTTAATGGAGAGAAATACTACTCTGAAAACGGACTAAAAGATTTATTAGAAGCAACTATCAATGTTGAGGATTTAGAATATCCAATTATACATTTGAAAGAAGGCGATATCGAAATTGCATTAACACATAGTAAAACGCAATACAGTGAAGAGTATCATTCCTTTGTAAATGGTCAAAACACCACGCAAGGAGGAACACACTTAGCGGCCTACAGGGAAGCAATTGTAAAAACTATTAGAGAGTTTTATAATAAAAGTTTCGAAGCATCTGATGTTCGAAAATCTATTGTAACGGCCATTAGTATCAAAGTAATGGAGCCCGTTTTTGAATCGCAAACTAAAACCAAATTAGGTTCGACTGATATGGGTTCTGAACCGGGAACACCATCGGTACGAACTTTTGTAAATGATTTTGTGAAAACAAAATTAGATAATTATTTACACAAGAATCCTACAACTGCTGATGCTTTATTGCGCAAAATTTTGCAAGCCGAGAGAGAGCGCAAAGAACTTTCAGGTATTCGAAAATTAGCGACAGATCGTGCCAAAAAAGCGAATCTACACAATAAGAAATTAAGAGATTGCCGAGCGCATCTTCCTGATACTAAAAATCCTAGGAATCTGGAAAGTACGCTTTTTATAACCGAGGGAGATTCAGCTTCTGGGTCTATTACAAAATCGCGTGACGTGAATACACAGGCTGTTTTTAGTTTGCGTGGTAAGCCATTGAATTCGTATGGGATGAGCAAGAAAATTGTGTATGAAAACGAAGAATTCAATTTATTACAAGCGGCATTAGATATTGAAGATGGATTAGAAAAATTGCGATACAACAACATTGTAATCGCAACCGATGCCGATGTCGATGGAATGCATATTCGGTTGTTATTGATTACATTTTTTCTCCAATTTTTTCCCGAATTGATCAAAGAAGGACATCTGTATATCTTGCAAACACCACTTTTTAGGGTTCGAAATAAAAAAGAAACCATTTACTGTTATTCTGATGAAGAGCGAAAAGAGGCTATCGAAAAACTAAAACCAAAACCGGAAATCACCCGATTTAAAGGATTAGGGGAAATCTCTCCAGATGAGTTCAAGAATTTTATTGGAGAAACCATTCGTTTGGATCCAATTATGATGGATAAGAATACTTCGATTGAGCAATTATTGTCTTTTTATATGGGGAAAAATACGCCAGATAGACAAGAGTTTATCATCAAGAATTTGAAAGTGGAACTAGATGTAATTGAGAAAGTTTAAAGAGTTATTAGATGCCTACAAAAAACACATTAATTTTTATCGCTTTATTATTTGTGGTTAGTTTTTCAAGTACCTTTTTTATTATTAGAAGTAATGATCATAAAGAATGTGAGACGCTTCTAAAAAAAGAGTTGGATAAAAATGGAATTGAGGTTACAAAGAAAGAACATGTTTGTAAAGAAAAATATTCTTTTTAGAGTTTTTAGAACAAAATTAGAATGGATTACGATTCAATAGAATATAGGTAATGAAAGACGAAGAAGACGAGAACAGCATCCCAAACGAAGACCAATCGCAAGATGAAACAAATGATTCAAACGAATCAAATGAAGAAGGTTTTGACGATATAATCACTTCAGGAGGAAACCATTTTTACGAAAATCAAGAAGACGGAAACGATACCATTACCAAAGTTACTGGAATGTATAAGGACTGGTTCCTGGATTATGCTTCGTATGTGATTCTGGAGCGTGCCGTTCCTGCAATTGAGGATGGTTTTAAACCTGTACAACGCAGAATCATGCACTCGCTAAAAGAGCTAGATGATGGTAGGTACAATAAAGTAGCTAACGTTGTTGGACACACCATGCAGTATCACCCTCACGGAGATCAGAGTATTGGTGATGCGATGGTGCAAATTGGTCAGAAAGAATTGTTGATTGACTGTCAGGGAAACTGGGGGAATATCTTAACTGGAGATGGCGCTGCGGCTTCTCGTTACATCGAAGCACGTTTGTCTAAATTTGCTTTGGAGGTTATTTATAGCCCAAAAATCACTGATTGGGGTGTTTCTTATGACGGAAGACGAGCAGAACCAAATAATCTTCCAGTGAAGTTTCCATTGCTTTTAGCGCAAGGAGCCGAAGGAATTGCAGTAGGTCTTTCGACAAAAGTGTTGCCTCATAATTTCAATGAATTAATCGATGCTTCGATAAAAATTTTGAAAGGGAAACCATTTACGCTCTATCCTGATTTTATGACACAAGGTATTGCTGATGTGTCTAATTATAATGACGGATTGCGTGGTGGACGTATTCGTGTTCGTGCCAAAATTGGTCAACTCGATAAAAATACTTTGGTAATTACCCAAATTCCGTTTTCTACAAATACAACAACGCTGATTGACAGTATTTTGAAGGCGAATGAAAAAGGGAAAATCAAAATCAAAAAAATTGAGGACAATACTGCTGCTGAGGTCGAAATATTAATTCATCTTTTCCCAGGTGTTTCTCCAGATAAAACCATTGATGCGTTGTTTGCTTTCACGGCTTGTGAAACTTCAGTGGCACCATTGGGTTGTGTGATTGAAGATAACAAACCGTTGTTTATCGGGGTTTCGGATATGTTGAAAATTTCAACCAATAGAACGGTACAATTACTGAAAAGTGAACTGGAAATTCAATTGAGTGAACTGGAAGAACAATGGCATTTTCTTTCTTTGGAACGTATTTTTATCGAAAATAAAATCTATCGTGACATTGAAGAAATGACGACTAGAGAAACGGTAATTAAAGCCGTTGATGATGGTTTGAAACCACACATCAAACACTTAAAACGTGCTGTTACCGAAGAGGATATTCTCCGTTTATTGGATATTCGAATTATGCGAATTTCTAAATTCGATAGCAATAAAGCACAAGACAAAATAGAATCGCTAGAAGGTGATATTGAACAAGTAAAACACAATTTAGAACACCTGATTGATTTTGCGATTGCTTATTTCACAAAGTTGAAAGAGAAATACGGAAAAGGACGCGAACGCCAAACGGAGCTTCGTATTTTTGATGATATTGAAGCAACAAAAGTAGTTTTAAGAAACACTAAATTATACGTCAATAAAGAAGAAGGTTTCGTGGGAACAAGCCTGAAGAAAGATGAATACATTACGGATTGTTCTGATATTGACGATGTAATTGTTTTTCTGCGTGATGGAAAAATGATGATTACCAAAGTAGATGCGAAAACTTTTGTGGGTAAAGACATTATTCACGTTGCTATTTTTGATAAAAGCGACAAGCGTACCATTTATAACATGATTTATCGTGATGGAAAATCTGGGCCTTCGTATATTAAACGATTCAATGTTTCAGGAGTTACAAGAGACAAAGCGTATGATTTAACAAATGAAACTGCAGGTTCTCAAGTAGTATATTTTTCTTGTAATCCAAATGGTGAAGCTGAAGTAATTACGATATTATTGCGTCAGGTAGGAAGTGTGAAAAAATTAAAATTTGATATTGATTTTGCTAATTTGGCTATCAAAGGGCGAAGTTCGAAAGGAAATTTGGTCACCAAGTATCCAATCAAAAAAATAGAACTGAAGGAGAAAGGAATTTCTACTTTACTACCAAGAAAGGTTTGGTTTGATGATACGGTACAACGATTAAATGTTGATGCAAGAGGAGAATTATTAGGGGAGTTCAGGCCTAATGATAAAATTTTGGTCATCTCTCAATCGGGAAAAATAAAAGTAATTACACCAGAGTTATCAACTCATTTTGATGAAGATATGGTGGTTTTAGAAAAATGGATTCCAAAGAAACCTATTTCAGCGATATATTATGATGGTGAAAAAGAGCGCTATTATATCAAGCGTTTTCTGGTTGAAACCGAAAACAAAGAAGAGAGTTTTATCACGGAACATCCTAATTCACAATTAGAAATTGTATCAACGGATTATCGTCCTGTGGCTGAATTAATTTTTACAAAAATTAAAGGAGTTCAAAAAGAGACAATAACAGTAGACATAGAATCGTTTATTGCCGTTAAAGGATTTAAAGCTTTAGGGAATCAACTGACAACCGATAAATTGAAACAAGTAAACCTATTAGAACCTTTGCCGTATGAAGTGCCGGAAGAAGTTATTCCTGAAAATATGGAAGTAAAAGGCGAAACAACTGCTGATGATTCTGATATTCAATTGGAAGATGATGGACAGATTACTTTAAGTTTAGACTAAAAAAAAAGCTTCCGAATGCGGAAGCTTTTTTTATAAACTCTAGTAGTGATTATTTGACTTTTTTATTCTTTGTCATTTTCATATTGAGCACTTCAACTAATAATGAGAAGGATATAGCAAAATATAAATACCCTTTTGGTACGGGTGAAACATGACTTCCAAAAATTAAAGCATTTGATAAGTGAGCACTTTCGGTAAGCAACATCATTCCAATTAATATCAAAAAGGATAAACCAAGAATTTGAATAGATGGATGTTTGTTGACAAAATTACCAACAGGAACAGCAAATTGCATCATAATTAATACTGAAATAACGACTGCAGTTATCATAATATATAATGCGCCTTCCACTCCGTTTGTCATCCCTACTGCGGTAAGAATGCTATCGAAAGAGAAAACTAAATCAATCATGATGATTTGGAGCAATACATTTTGAAAAGATTTTGTGGCAGCTTTGCCTAATTCTTTTTCCTCATGCCCTTTTTCGTCTACTTTCTCTCTAATTTCATTCGTACTCTTGTAAATTAAGAATAATCCTCCACCCAATAAAATAAGACTTTGTCCAGTAATTCCGGCTGAAAACCAACTAAAATCTATATGAAACCAAGGTTCTTTCATTTGAATCAATAAATTGATACCAAACAAAAGCGCAATTCTCATGAACATGGCAAGGAACATTCCTATTTTTGTAGCTTTCTTACGTTGTTCTACGGGCAATTTTCCGGTAGCAATTGATATGAAAATAATGTTGTCGATTCCTAGTACAATTTCCAAAAAAGTCAATGTTAATAAGGCTATCCAAGCATCTGGATTTAAAAATACTTCCATGTTTAGTTTGTTATTGTTTATATTTAATTGTTATACTTAATCGGAAATCTTAGTAACGGTTCCTCTTTGTTTTTCATTAGCACCAACCATCCCAAATTCAAAGGTATAGGAATTTTTTGTGGTTGTCAAAATTTTCATACCAATAGCCTTTTCTTCAGCCATGTTTTTTGGATGCAATTTTAGTAGAACATATTCACAATCGTTTACCCATCGTATCGAAGCGGTGTCTGTCTTTCCTTCAAAAGTTTCTACTTCTATGCTGTCATTACGTTCAAAAATCGCTGTTTTCTTGATTCCGTTCACTTCATATTCAAACTTGAATTTTCCAGTTTTAAAGTCCTTGCAGTTGCGCTCTACGTCGTAGCAAGATAGTAGTAGTAATAGTGGTAGGATTAGCAATATTTTTTTCATTTCTCAGTGTATTTATTTTTTAACTATTGTATTTTAATATCATATTTGTTTAAAAGTCCAATGATTCCTTGAGTAGAAAACTTTGCTTTTTTCATAGGATTAAATTCGGGATCAATTTTAAAATCGGTTGCTTTTGAAAAATCGGCTCCAGCTAATTGGGTATTGTTAAAAATAGCACCATTCAAATTACTGTTGTCAAAAACAGCACTCGTAAGATTGGCCCCAACAAAACTGACCTCTTTCATCGAGCAAGTATTGAATTTGGTCTTCGGCATTTTTTTATTGGAAAACGAGGAATAATCTAAAACGCAGTCTTGAAAATTCACATTAAACAAGAAATCATCGCATTCCTCAAATTGAATGCCTAGTAATTTACAGTTTTTGAAATTCACTCCTTTTAAGCTAGCTCCTGATAATTTGGTCATGGCCAAATTGCAATCAATGAATTCACAATCCATGAAGCTGCTGTAGGAAAAATCACTATTTGATAAATCACAATTTTTAAAAACGCAATCTTCAAATTCTCTATTGTTTACTTTTTTATCGACGTAAACGATTTTTTCAAATGTTTTTTGAACGTGAATTAGGTTTTCCATTAGTCGTTAAATAAGCTCTTCATAATTATTTTTAAACCTGCATACATGAAATACATAGCAGCACCACAAGCAATAATTCCGATTGCTAATACTAAATAATGCCACACATTATCTTGATTCATAAAAGCATTATAAATTACAGCTGGTCCTACGAAAAGCAAAGGTAAAGCGCCTGCTAAATATTTGATTCCTTTAGATAATAGTTCTTTGTTAGTTGCCATTTTTAAGTATTTTAAACCTATAATATAAAGAAAATATAAAATCTGATAGTGTTTGAAAAATTATTAAATATAGGAATAAAAAAATGTTTTTTAACCCATACGGATCTGTTTTAAAAAAGTGAAAAGTAGAATAAAAAATCAAAAAAAAATATACTGCTACTAAAAGAATATTTGCCAAGCAAAAAATCTTGATGTACTTCCATTTTCTTAAAAAATAGATTGTAAATATCCATAAAAGAGGAATAAATGATAGCACAAAATAAAAAACAAATACCATTATTTAGATTGGTAAAAATCAACAGCTTTCCTAACGCTTCCATATTTATTCAATAATTCACTGGCTTCTTTATAAGAAACGGGAATTTCTCCCATAATCATTTTTACACCGCGATCCACTAGTTTGCTATTGCTCAATTGCATATCGACCATTTTATTGCCTTTTACTTTTCCCAGTTGAATCATCGTGGCTGTGCTAATCATGTTTAGGACAAGTTTTTGAGCTGTTCCGGCTTTCATTCGAGAACTACCAGTTACAAATTCTGGTCCTACAATTATTTCAATAGGGAATTTTGCAGTTTGCGAAATCGGGCTTCCTGCATTGCAAGAAATACTTCCTGTGGTGATATTATTTTCGTTACACGTTTGTAAACCTCCAATAACATAAGGTGTTGTCCCTGATGCAGCTATCCCTATAACAACATCATGTTCATTTATATCAAATGCTTTCAAGTCAATCCAGGCTTGTGTGGCATTGTCTTCGGCATTTTCTACGGCTTTACGAATGGCAGTATCTCCACCAGCAATGATCCCAATTACTAAATCAAAAGGCACACCAAATGTAGGCGGACATTCTGATGCGTCAAGGATTCCTATACGTCCTGATGTTCCAGCACCTATGTAAAATAAGCGTCCGCCGAGTTTCATTTTGGCAACAATTTCTGTCACTAAATTTTCTATTTGGGGTAATGCTTTTTCTACCGCAAGTGGTACGGTTTGATCTTCCAGATTGATATTAGAAAGCAATTCTTGAACTGACATTTTTTCTAAATGTTCGTACTTTGAGGATTGTTCGGTGGTTTTTGTAAATTCCATAGTTATTTTTTTGAAAGGACAACTCGCGAGA
Proteins encoded:
- a CDS encoding NADPH-dependent FMN reductase, with translation MKIIAFGASPSKNSINKKLATYAASLFENAEVEVLDLNNFQMPLFSVDIEKEIGQHELAKAFLAKIATADVLVVSLAENNGNYSAAFKNIFDWCSRITAKVFHEKPMLLMATSPGGRGGASVLEIAKKAFPFYGGNVKATFSLPSFDANFDVTNGKISNPELDNQLKEIIKNF
- a CDS encoding transglutaminase domain-containing protein, producing the protein MQLKYLLFVFFSMTFFDCAYSQKYILVDSIVDSYPKEALNSDQLAELINRDFSKEEDKARAIFKWVATNISYDVDLAKTMQSKSNNAFSYKTEKEKEIKEKKFKLDLVTNTMISRKAICHSYAALIENLCLKSGLEAKIIIGNLKSDPSQIGILPNDANHAWNVVKIGDDWKFVDATLAAGSISPKTNSFKFFFNDSYFFTPPERFFLNHYPLDENWLLVKRDKNDFAQLPLFFGTYFQNNYKLTNADYGLIPTSKSENLVFAIKGLDEYDTVEFASSFDNKITYLDQKNDVDFNISLLDKKKSFVSIFVNGKIIAIFKII
- a CDS encoding DNA topoisomerase IV subunit B, whose protein sequence is MSEQNQYTEDNIRSLDWKEHIRMRPGMYIGKLGDGSSPDDGIYILVKEVLDNCIDEFAMGAGKTIEVTIRDKTVSVRDYGRGIPLGKVVDVVSKMNTGGKYDSKAFQKSVGLNGVGTKAVNALSDYFRVESVRDEKQKAAEFSAGNLILEEEIIDTTKRKGTKVTFTPDETIFKNYKFRFEYIIKMVKNYCYLNNGLTIIFNGEKYYSENGLKDLLEATINVEDLEYPIIHLKEGDIEIALTHSKTQYSEEYHSFVNGQNTTQGGTHLAAYREAIVKTIREFYNKSFEASDVRKSIVTAISIKVMEPVFESQTKTKLGSTDMGSEPGTPSVRTFVNDFVKTKLDNYLHKNPTTADALLRKILQAERERKELSGIRKLATDRAKKANLHNKKLRDCRAHLPDTKNPRNLESTLFITEGDSASGSITKSRDVNTQAVFSLRGKPLNSYGMSKKIVYENEEFNLLQAALDIEDGLEKLRYNNIVIATDADVDGMHIRLLLITFFLQFFPELIKEGHLYILQTPLFRVRNKKETIYCYSDEERKEAIEKLKPKPEITRFKGLGEISPDEFKNFIGETIRLDPIMMDKNTSIEQLLSFYMGKNTPDRQEFIIKNLKVELDVIEKV
- a CDS encoding DNA gyrase/topoisomerase IV subunit A, whose protein sequence is MKDEEDENSIPNEDQSQDETNDSNESNEEGFDDIITSGGNHFYENQEDGNDTITKVTGMYKDWFLDYASYVILERAVPAIEDGFKPVQRRIMHSLKELDDGRYNKVANVVGHTMQYHPHGDQSIGDAMVQIGQKELLIDCQGNWGNILTGDGAAASRYIEARLSKFALEVIYSPKITDWGVSYDGRRAEPNNLPVKFPLLLAQGAEGIAVGLSTKVLPHNFNELIDASIKILKGKPFTLYPDFMTQGIADVSNYNDGLRGGRIRVRAKIGQLDKNTLVITQIPFSTNTTTLIDSILKANEKGKIKIKKIEDNTAAEVEILIHLFPGVSPDKTIDALFAFTACETSVAPLGCVIEDNKPLFIGVSDMLKISTNRTVQLLKSELEIQLSELEEQWHFLSLERIFIENKIYRDIEEMTTRETVIKAVDDGLKPHIKHLKRAVTEEDILRLLDIRIMRISKFDSNKAQDKIESLEGDIEQVKHNLEHLIDFAIAYFTKLKEKYGKGRERQTELRIFDDIEATKVVLRNTKLYVNKEEGFVGTSLKKDEYITDCSDIDDVIVFLRDGKMMITKVDAKTFVGKDIIHVAIFDKSDKRTIYNMIYRDGKSGPSYIKRFNVSGVTRDKAYDLTNETAGSQVVYFSCNPNGEAEVITILLRQVGSVKKLKFDIDFANLAIKGRSSKGNLVTKYPIKKIELKEKGISTLLPRKVWFDDTVQRLNVDARGELLGEFRPNDKILVISQSGKIKVITPELSTHFDEDMVVLEKWIPKKPISAIYYDGEKERYYIKRFLVETENKEESFITEHPNSQLEIVSTDYRPVAELIFTKIKGVQKETITVDIESFIAVKGFKALGNQLTTDKLKQVNLLEPLPYEVPEEVIPENMEVKGETTADDSDIQLEDDGQITLSLD
- a CDS encoding TerC family protein, with protein sequence MEVFLNPDAWIALLTLTFLEIVLGIDNIIFISIATGKLPVEQRKKATKIGMFLAMFMRIALLFGINLLIQMKEPWFHIDFSWFSAGITGQSLILLGGGLFLIYKSTNEIREKVDEKGHEEKELGKAATKSFQNVLLQIIMIDLVFSFDSILTAVGMTNGVEGALYIMITAVVISVLIMMQFAVPVGNFVNKHPSIQILGLSFLILIGMMLLTESAHLSNALIFGSHVSPVPKGYLYFAISFSLLVEVLNMKMTKNKKVK
- a CDS encoding DNA topoisomerase IV, with amino-acid sequence MKKILLILPLLLLLSCYDVERNCKDFKTGKFKFEYEVNGIKKTAIFERNDSIEVETFEGKTDTASIRWVNDCEYVLLKLHPKNMAEEKAIGMKILTTTKNSYTFEFGMVGANEKQRGTVTKISD
- a CDS encoding pentapeptide repeat-containing protein, which codes for MENLIHVQKTFEKIVYVDKKVNNREFEDCVFKNCDLSNSDFSYSSFMDCEFIDCNLAMTKLSGASLKGVNFKNCKLLGIQFEECDDFLFNVNFQDCVLDYSSFSNKKMPKTKFNTCSMKEVSFVGANLTSAVFDNSNLNGAIFNNTQLAGADFSKATDFKIDPEFNPMKKAKFSTQGIIGLLNKYDIKIQ
- a CDS encoding DUF6095 family protein; the encoded protein is MATNKELLSKGIKYLAGALPLLFVGPAVIYNAFMNQDNVWHYLVLAIGIIACGAAMYFMYAGLKIIMKSLFND
- the murQ gene encoding N-acetylmuramic acid 6-phosphate etherase, translated to MEFTKTTEQSSKYEHLEKMSVQELLSNINLEDQTVPLAVEKALPQIENLVTEIVAKMKLGGRLFYIGAGTSGRIGILDASECPPTFGVPFDLVIGIIAGGDTAIRKAVENAEDNATQAWIDLKAFDINEHDVVIGIAASGTTPYVIGGLQTCNENNITTGSISCNAGSPISQTAKFPIEIIVGPEFVTGSSRMKAGTAQKLVLNMISTATMIQLGKVKGNKMVDMQLSNSKLVDRGVKMIMGEIPVSYKEASELLNKYGSVRKAVDFYQSK